Within Quercus lobata isolate SW786 chromosome 5, ValleyOak3.0 Primary Assembly, whole genome shotgun sequence, the genomic segment CATGCATTTAGCCAACACCCACCAGCTCAATGCCTTGCACACAGTATCTAATTGCACATCATCATGAGAGCCTAGCCCTGCCTTGCACACAAGCCACCAAGCCCACTCACAAGTAACCAGTAACTAAGCCATTAATGCCATGCACCACCACAAAAGGTCGACACCACCTGCTACCATCCCTCATGAAAAACAACTCTACCTACCATGGCCCTACTCTACCATGGCCTTGGGGCATCATGAGGAGCAAGATGCCTCCACATGTTGCCCCTTTGCATTGCTTATCAATCCAACTTGAGTAGGGAGACTGGGCGGCATGTCCCCCTCAAAGAGCCCTTAGGAGCATTACTGATCTAACATGACGAGCCATTAATGTGTTAAGAAAACATGAAGTCAAGTGATTAGCTTAATGTTGCCTAAGCACCCTCATTCCTCATGCCACCATCAGCAACAAGTAAAGTTCCTAACACTGTGTCTGGCTCTTTTCTCTTGGAGTAAACACAGTGAGTTTGATGATAAGAATGTAGTAGCACGTtatttatactattatttaaggagTTTCTCTTGTTTGGGCTGgactttttttggtttcaaaatacccctacaacctatgtttaagtaggggtaaaatttagtaaaaatgCTTCTTTAACTCCTATGTAAAATGCTATCTACAAAATAGAACCACACTCACCACACTCCCAATACACTTACATTGGTTTCAAGCTAAGATTGTTTCTCACATTGGGATCACTcgttttttacattttattaaaaaaaaaacactcacattTTTTACATTCCTattgttttgttcaaaattCACATATGAGTTctatttgaactcaaattacatttttttagcataaaaaaaacGTTTTAGTTGAATGCTGACTTAGAgcttaggaaaaaataaaaaaaaccttattcttTTAACATGATTtagagttaaaaataaaaaataaaaaaataactccTACATAAATATTGCCTACAAATTAAGACCATACTTATTTTGGTTTTCAAACTCAACTTCAAAGTTATTTTGTTTGCTTCTTCCTCAGTTATCTCAATTTTGTGTCATTCTTCTCTATACCATCATCATCCCACTTTTCTATTTGCTCATGCTCAACGGTATGTTAATGTACATGGctcttttttatattgttttttttaaattaaaaaaaaaaaaatcaaatcaaccgCAATAGGTTTCTGTTGAATTTGGGTacacttatttttgctatttgtttatttttggtttttatttggtttGGATCCCAAGCAAACTCTTCACTATTTTgtttattcaaattatttggACTCTAGCTTTTCTTCATTatccttttctttctaattGTATAGGTTGCTTTTTACGGTAGaacttgagtttaaaaaaaaacattaaagaaaattgtacaagttttttatttaaacacaAATTGTGCAAATACCAATTCTGCCTCCGATTTAAAGTTTGATGTTTTCCtctatttggttttattttgtttggatccaattcaaactcttcactatttagcttattattattttttggactcTAGCTTTTTTCATGTCCTTATTTTCTTATCATTATCATTTATATATCAttatcctttgttttttttttttccccttctttctttgataaaaGCTTACGTATTACCTAATATTTGTACAGGTAtaagtttgtttttatttttattttgagaaacaaacacacacacaaggtcTAACATAAAGGCACATTATGATAGAATTTGGttaaaaaaaggtaaaagatttttattaaaacacaaaattgtGCAAATATCATCTCTACCTCCCATTTGaattcaatttataatttttcaattaattgaaaCTCTTACAATTTAGCTTCATTGCTATCAACCTCATCTCTTCCATATGAAATTAATGCGGTCAATTGTTGGATGTATTTTACAATTATCCCTAACAATTGTTGTGACTTTTACTAGATACATTTTTTGAACAAtatacatttttaatattaaagaatttattgatgattaataGTAGTTGCAAACCTTGAAGGAAGATTATTAACCTTttcaaaaaacctaaaaaatagaagagttttTAAGCATACACATAAGCACGTGCTACAAGGCcagttgatatatatatatataacaaaagcTAAAAGTCCTTGGTCCTTACAAGTGCAAGTGCAAGAGTTGCTTGCTGGAGAAGCCAAAGCACACATcatgaaataatgaaaaatgTCAGAAATGAATAATGATAAGCTTCTTCTGAATAAATTCGATAACGAACTTGAAAATAACATGTTGTCTACAATAGATTAATGatcaatttaattaaagaatgCAAAGTTAATTATGCAATTTGATGATTCTCTCTTTATCAGTGGGTTGATAGGACTCGAACGTTGATCTTTAGGCTATTTCCTGTAACACAAAGGAcacagaatcagaggggaccggtggaggaccggccaaaaatcctccgatgatTAAGTCAGTCACTTTGAACTCTCTGTAACGAAGAAATGTTCTCTCAAAAGTAAAAGTGTCTGAAATGCCTTTACctttcatcgaagaagccttatatagtgtgtgtgtggaacggttTATCTGTTTACgaaccgttcccaatgtcgaggagtccggcgAATTAggagtaacttccataaccgctgtggaagttacctaggtcggacgggccgatgaactcgtccatccataATCAGGATGGACGACACCTTCAGGATGATCTCGTCCATCTTTAGTGGAAGATGAACGAGATCATCTCGGAAGGCTTGACGTTCATAAGTGATAAATAGATCTCACAAGGTATTGCTCGTCCATGTATGGACGAGGTTTGCCAGTACGCTCGCAATTTTCACCgcctattgtagcttctttcgttggacgagacacgtggacgagttatggacttgggattatttatgacaccatcagttgccccctcgtcCATGTGAGTCGTCCAAATGGTTGAACGTCTTTGGACTGGTGTAATTGGTTATTAATTATTTGCACcacgtgtcatttttttattggcgaCTGATTCCGTCGATTTATATTTCCGAGGTAGATGCCACGTGTCGCTTTCGTATTGGTTGAGTCGTTTCGATTACCCAGGTCAGcatcctataaatagtggaatgccTCCCTTAACCCTTTTCATTCCAGAaattttcttccttgacatccgtcgtctagagcctcgtctagGAGTTCCTCTGCGTCTAGAGTCTTCTTCCGTCTAGAGCCAGGTACTCTTCTTCCCCTCGTCTTTAGGTTTTAAGTTTCTTATTAGAGATGTCTGCTGCTTCCTCGTCTACTGATAGCCTTAATAAGGCTATAGACGAGTACTGTGAGGATACTAGTGAGAGGTCTAACTCTAGCAGTGCTAGTGATGAGAGTGGAGGAAGCACGGACGAGAACTACTCTTCTGGGGCCCCTGGGCTCCCTATTGAGGTCGTCCAAGAACAGCTTAGGAGAGCTTCTGGCTCTCAAGCTGGTTCTCCGTACAATCCTACGGACGTGGTAGAAACCGTCTTCAGTTGCGCTGTAGGCGTCCATTCTAAGACGGACGAACAGAGGTTAAATAGCCTTAAATCCTGGTATCAAATCCCAGACGAGTTTAACCCTAGGCTGCCCGTCCGTGGAGAGTGGTGTTGTGAGCCCCGTTTTGGTATAGGCGTCTATGAATCTTACTTCTTaggtggccttaggtttcctttaaatgcCTTCGCTAGAGAGTTATTAGTTAAGTTAGGTTTAGGtgtttgtcaattcaatcctaacgCATGGAGACTAATTatctccatgcaaattttgtggagggaagttTTTGGTAGGGATCGTCCTCttacagtggacgagttcctttattgttataaaccttCTGCCATAAGTCAATCTGAAGGTTTTTATCAGTTTACTGCTAGAGGGAATGATTGTAGGTTGATCAAATCCCTAGCTTCGTCTGATAGGAAATGGAAGACGGAGTTCATTTTTGTTTCAGACTTCTGGGCAGGGAACCCTGTGGATGTTGGCAGGGATCCCTTTCCCCCTTACACTGGGGACCTAGGGAACCTTCGTCCAGAAGGTATAtcccttccccttgtttatttttattctcgCTTCTATTTggtatatttataatttctaacctttgtttgtTCACTGTGCTGTAGCTGCCAAACGTCCGTCTTTGAGCAAATTTCACCGCGACCGCGTCCACAGGGCTCGTCTACATACAGACAGGAGCTTTCGTTCTCTTGTCACGCTTAGACGTCTAGCCAAGTGGGGTTTAGGTCCTGAGCCTTCAGACGAAGCTATCGCCCACGAAGTTACTGTgcgaaaaagtaagtttttagctaaacctccttttctttttcctcttctttttcttttttacgtaTACATTCCTAACTTGTTCATCTCGTCTTaggaatgtcaacaatgaaagagaaCAGAGGGAAGGAGATTGCAGGAGAGGGAAAACGTCCTGAGAGTCAGACCCAGGATCGTCCTGAGGGTCAGACACGTCCATTGGCTGGGGACAAAAGGAAGTTCTTGCCAAAAAACATTGACTTGGAAGGGCTCCCCAGTCGTAGAGACAAAAGGGTTAAGTCAGGCTCGTCCAAGGTGGTCAAGTCCAAACCTCCCCAGTCCCAGCCTGCCGTCCAGATAGTTGATGTGGACTCGTCCACTCCAGTGGAGTCCACGCCGTCCAAGACTCCACCCAGAACTCCTTTGGCCAAGTCTACCACGCCTGGCTCGTCCCAGCATTCCACGAACATTATTGAGAACGAAGACCTGGCTTGGAAACGTTTCCAGATGGCTGTCAAGGACGAAGATATAAACGTGCTACAACATGGGTTTAAAGGAATTTGAACATTCAGGCGTCCATGACCTCTTCAAGGTATGTCAGTATCTCTCATCCTTATTTGGGTAGCCACTTTTCCTCATTTAATCACTCTATGTTGCTTTGTCTATTCATAGGCCATGTCCAAGTTTATAGCAGCGTCTAGACAGGCAACAGAGCTGGACAAGACGAGAGTCTTGTTGGAGACGAGGATTCAGCAGGTGAATGCTGAGTGTAAAAAATGGGCTGGGGTTGCTGAAAAAGCTAAGGACGAGGTCAAGGAACGTAGCAAGCTGATTGAGGAGCTCAGGACGGATGCAGTGGAGAAGGATACGCGCATTGATCATTTGCAGAAGATGAACGATGAATTGAATGCTCGTCTCTCCAAGGCAAAAGAGGACGCTGTGGCTGAGTTCAAGTCGTCCAAAGAATATACGGACACTTTGGATCGCAATTATGCAGTTGGTTTTGAAGATTTCAGAATGGACGCTATTGAGAACTTCCCTGAAGttgattttaatgcaatcaAGCTTAACCTTGCTGCTGCCACAAGCTCTCTTCTCCAGACTGGCTCTGATGACGTCAACGTGGAAGACGACGCTAGTACCCAGCCTCAGGACGCACCAGTTGTGAATGCTCCCCCTTCCTAGGACGAGACTTTTAACCTtagtggtttttcttttttctttatttggtcCTTTGTTTTTTGGACCTTTCTTTTATGTAACAAGAATACATTATACTCGTCCATGGTCTTAGGACGGGTTTTTAAGTAGTTTCTGCTTTTCAAACTAATCAGGGTTTTTTGGACGTAGGAAGTCCACcctttgaatgaatttttattatctttgcatGAACGAGTGATTTCATTTTTATGGACGAATGTTGCTAAGCTATTTTAACTCCAACTTTAGCTCGTCCATGTCGagattacatatttttcatgtagtCTAACTCGTCTTGGCaggtagtatttttaattagcTTGATTCGCCTTAGGACTTGCAAACTAATTTTACTTACCATCTTACTTATTTTGCCAACTTTTTCTCTCGTCCAAGTTTTGGATTGTTTCAGTTGGCTCTGTCTCGTCTATGAGTTGGACGAGTGTGGATGTGgttttttccttagaaaatttagacGTTACATCTCTGCGTCCAGAGATTTTGTTCGTCTTGGATTTTTCAACCCTCTTGAGGATTGACTTGGACGACAATATCATGGAGAAATTTCACACAACATTTagcacataacataaatattgtttacagacaaggcatatgcacactgatgcctttttatttaataaatacatacttcatgacttcgtccataaccataacacaattataataaataataagatcATAGTTTCAAACTCCACACATAAGCAACACCAAACATAatagtatcaaacacaaacagcatCATACGTAGTAGTAGGGTATTTAGATAGATAAGACCCAGTCTCGTCCATAGGTTCACTCTTACTGGTAGTACCTCCTCAGGTGCtccacattccaaggatgttccagctttctcccgtccagggcctccaggtagtaggatccttgccttttacagttgataactctatagggtccttcccagtttggGCCCAATTTCCCATGTGCCGGGTTCTTGGTCGACGGAGAGATCTTTCTCAGGACGAGATCTCCAATGTTGaaacgcctaggcttcaccatcGCGTCATACTGCTTAGCCATGAGATTCTTATACTTTGCTGCCCGGTGTTCTGCGTTTGTccttacctcgtctattagATCGAGGTTCAGACGAAGCTGATCTTCATTATCCTTGtcttgatacatcatcaccctgtgattagccatatgtacttctgcaggtatgactgcatcacttccataggctagttTGAAAGGAGTCTCTCCTGTAGGTGTCCTCACTGTGGTCCTATATGCCCATAAAACTCCTGGTAATTCATCTGGCTAcactccctttgccccctcaagccgagtcttgatgattttcaacaaggatcggtttgctACTTCAGCCTGGCCGTTGGCTTGGGGGTGTGCAGgcgaggagtaatggttctgAATTCCAAAATGTAAGCAGAAGTCCTTGAAGagtgcattgtcaaattgtcgtccgttatcagacaccaataccttcggcactccaaatctgcatacgatgttcttccacacgaagtttttcacattttgttGTGTGATATTTGCCAACGGTtctgcctccacccatttggtgaagtaatcgatgCCCACCACTAGAAACTTCATCTGCCTTACTCCCAAGGGGAAGGGACCCAAaatgtccagtccccattgtgcgaagggCCACGGTGCCACCATTGGGGTGAGGTATTCTGATGGTTGCCTGGGACGTTGCTAAATCGCTGGCACTGGTCGCAGACCTTAAcgtatgctttagcatcagcttgcatgttcggccagTAGTACCCTCCACGgacgaccttgtggacaagtgatCTTGCTCCCGAATGATTGCCACATgccccttcatgaacttctctcGGCACGTAGTTTGCTTCGTCTGGAGCTAAACATCTAAGGTAAGGTTgagagaaacctctcttgtatagaACTCCATTCATAAGGACGTATCTAGCTGACCTCACCCTCACCTTTCTGGCctcgtccttctcttctggtAGTCGTCCGTCTTTCAAATAGGATATAATGggagtcatccaattttctctgTTATCAACCTGCTGTACTTCCTGGGCATCTATACTTGGCACATATTGAACTTCATCTGACTTCTCTAATGATTCATCTGCTGAGGCCTCCTTCGCTATAGTATCAGCTTCCacgttctcctcccttgggatttgaacgaagtCAGCTTTTTCAAACCTTTTCACAAGGCGCATCACCCTACCAAGATACTTCTTCATTCGTTCTTCCTTCGCCTCATACGTCCCATTCACTTGCCCCATGATCAGTTGGGAATCCCCCATGACACATATGGACTTTGCTTCCACGGACTTTgccaattctagccctttgagGAGGGCTTCATATTCGACTTCATTGTTTGTCGCTTGGTACTGTAGACGGACTTTATGTTTCAATTTATCTCCCTCTGGGGACTGCAGGACCACACCAATTCCTCCTGCATGCCGTGTGGACGAACCATCCACATGGACGATCCATCTCCTACTGTCCTCTGTCTCGTTATGATTTGGGGTAAACTCCGCAATaaaatctgctagggcttgagctTTAATGGCATGCCTTGGTAGATACCTAATATCGAACTCACTTAGCTCCACAGCCCACTGGATTAATCGTCCTGCAGCTTCCGGCCTATTCATTGCCTTTTTGAGAGGATGATCTGTCATAACATTAATgacatgtgcttggaaataatgcctcAGCTTCCGTGATGCTGTGATTAGTGCGAAGGCCAACTTCTCCATTTGCGGATACCGTCCTTCCGCTCCTTTCAATGCCTTGCTTGTATAGTACACAGGTCTTTGcactttatcttcttctcttatcAATGCCGAGCTCACGGCATGCGGGGTTACTGCTAGGTACAAATATAGTTCCTCTCCTTCCATTGATGGACTCAGCAGCGGTGCCATGGTAAGGTatactttcaaatcttcaaaaactCTCTGACACtcgtcggtccattcgaatgcttttttgagaaccttaaaaaatggcaaacatttatcagtagctttagagacaaacctgttaagcGCAGCGACTCGTCCAGTAAGGAATTGGATTTCCTTGGTATTTTGCGGTGGCTTCATGTccaatattgcttgaattttatctgGATTCGCTTCAATTCCCCTGTGGGATACCATAAAGCCCAAGAATTTCCCTGATgatactccaaaggcacatttgctAGGATTTAGCTTCATGTGATACTGCCTCAATGTCTCGAATGTCTCCTGCAGGTCGTCTAGAAGTCTTTCTTCGTCTTGacttttcaccagcatgtcgtctacgtagacttccacattccgcccaatctgtggacgaaacatgtggttgaccaacctctgatatgttgcccctgcattcttcaagccaaacggcatcaccttatagcagAATAAGCCTTGACTAGTTACAAAagatgtcttctcttggtccGCCTCGTCCAttcttatctgattgtatcctgaaaaggcatccatgaagctaagCAATTTGTGTCCTGCAGTTGAGTCTACTAATTGGTCAATGCGCGGTAgcgggtagctatccttggggcaagccttgttcagatcagtgaagtccacgcacattctccacttgccattcgcttttttgaccattactacattggccaaccaatcAGGGTAATACACTTCCCTAATGAACTTCGCTACCATCAGCTTCTGGACCTCGTCCTTGATTGCACTATCTCTCTCAGGGGCAAACATCCTCTTCTTTTGCCGCACAGGCTTAGAGGAAGGACATACATTCAAacggtgggtaatgacactagggtcTATACCCGGCATATCCTCGTGACTCCACGCGAACACATcgatgtttttcttcaaaaattggacgaggtcctttttaatcttctcgtctaaatctgctccaaccctggtacacctctcagggttaacttcatccaaggaaatatcttccaatgcttcagtAGGCTCTGCTAcaaccttcttttcttcaatattcattgcTTGAACTTGTTCATCCATGGCCAGCATGGCCAAGTAACATTCTTTTGCTGCCAGTTGGTCACCTTGTACCTGTCCTACCCCGTAttctgttggaaacttgactgataAATGGTAAGTGGAGGTAACAGCTTTCCAGCTATTCAGAGTTGGTCTtccaatgatggcattgtaggAGGATGGACAATCTACCACAAGGAAGTTGACGTCCTTGGTAAGTTGTTGTGGATATGCCCCCACTACCACGGATAAGGAAATGGTACCCACTGGTTGCACCTTCAtcccaccaaaacctactagGGGGGAATTCACTGGACGGAGCTGGTCTCGTCCTAGTCTCATCTGCTGAAAAGCTGGATAGTATAAAATGTCTGTTGAGCTTCCGTTGTCCACAAGCACTCTTCTGGTTGTGTAGTTTGCAATTAGTAGGGAGATGACGAGGGCATCATCATGAGGGTGATGAATTCTGTCAGCATCCTCGTCCGTGAAAGTGATTGCCTGCTCGTCCATAGACATTGCTCTCGGTGATCGTCCGGTAAGCTGGACGTTCTGTACTAccttcaagtatgctttcttggacttggacgacCGGCCAGTTAAACTTCCCCCAATGATAACTCTTATCTCTCCGAGTGGTGGTCGCGATGAATCTTCCATCTTTCCCTTCTGTTTCTCGTCCCTCTGGTCTCGTCCAAGGAAGCCCCTCAACTTCCCTTgccttatgagattttcaatttgttgcttcaagtcaAAACACTCGTCCGTGTTATGACCATGATCCCTATGAAAGCGACAGTACTTGTTCCTGTTGCGCTTATTGGGATCACCCTTCAATTTCTCCGGCCATTTCAGCgaaggatcatccttgatttgcataaggacttgctcAAGTGGGGCGTTTAAAGGGGTATACTGCTGGTTCCGTACTGGAAGGCCTGGCTTCTTACTTTCTCGATCTCTCCTTTCAtccgtccgtcccttctttggacgagtgCCTTGCTCGTGATGACGACTGGGATTTGCATCCATTCTCTCggacctcttcctcttcttggcgATGATTgcgtcttctgcattcataaaattctgagccgaatggacgagtTCGGCCATGGACTGGGGCTCTTTTTCATAGAGCTTGTGTATAAACAGATCCGAATTCACCCCGTTGTGGAAGGCTGCCAGTAAAAGCTTATCATCTGCTTCGTCCACACTAAGAGCTTCTCTGTTAAAACGGGTGATAAATGACCGAAGGCTCTCATTCTCTCCCTGCTCTATTGTCAACAAACTGGACGAGGAACACTTGTGCCTTTGTCCtccaatgaaattgttaacaaacaacttactcaactcttcaaaagaactcacCGAATTTGGGGGTATCTTGCTAAACCAAACTCGCGCTGAACCCTTAAGagtggtagggaaggctctacacattatctcatcaggcaccccttgaagatgcatggtggtcttgaaagtggctatgtgatcaaacgggtcacgtgttccatcatatgaatccagtgaaggcaacttgaactttgatggtaggggatgaccgttgatggaagccgtaaaggGAGAATCAGTTCTGtgaaccaaatcttctatcggaTTCGCCCTTTTCATACtttccttcatctcctccataactctcttcatttggtccatttcttccttcaagtgtggtaccgttcgtgaagtggtgcctctaaACTGGCTTCCAATTTCAGTATTCTCTCTTCCGCCATGACTCTCTGTTTGTCCACCTTCACGTTCTTCATGTGTTTGCCTCCTCATATTAATCTCCATTCGTAATTCTTGGTTCTGGCGAGTCAACTCCGCCATAGCGTCTGCCATTGATTGTGCGTGTTGGGCAGATGACTGCATGACCGGTGCAGACTGGCGATCACGATGCGGGTTGCTGCTTCCCTGATggcctgggctagtagcccttGATCTAGTCCGAACCATCAAACCCTTTGTCACGGAGAAGTAAACTGTGAAACAatttctccccacagacggcgccaactgatgattcTCTCTTTATCAGTGGGTTGATAGGACTCGAACGTTGATCTTTAGGCTATTTCCTGTAACACAAAGGAcacagaatcagaggggaccggtggaggaccggccaaaaatcctccgatgatcaaGTCAGTCACTTTGAACTCTCTGTAACGAAGAAATGTTCTCTCAAAAGTAAAAGTGTCTGAAATGCCTTTACctttcatcgaagaagccttatatagtgtgtgtgtggaacggttTATCTGTTTACgaaccgttcccaatgtcgaggagtccggcgAATTAGGAGTAACTTTCATAACCGCtgtggaagttacctaggtcggacgggccgatgaactcgtccatccataATCAGGATGGACGACACCTTCAGGATGATCTCGTCCATCTTTAGTGGAAGATGAACGAGATCATCTCGGAAGGCTTGACGTTCATAAGTGATAAATAGATCTCACAAGGTATTGCTCGTCCATgtatggacgaggttcgccagtACGCTCGCAATTTTCACCgcctattgtagcttctttcgttggacgagacacgtggacgagttatggacttgggATTATTTATGACACCATCACAATTAGTTTTAGgctcacaaaatttttcacaatctATTTCAGAATTGTCAGGTGGcatgttataaatttttaacaagTCGGGGGAGAAGGATTCGAATCACAACGTGCAAAAAAAGATTgttcaaaaaatatcaaaattttcttaaacttCTCAAAATAGCTTTACTGAGAGCCAGAGAGGTAATAAAAACACTCACAGTTTGGCtacatttttaattaattattcagaCTATATTGTATAGATGAAAGATGTTCTGCCACTTATTTATCCTATACTTggctaatttaatttaataagattggatatctttcttctcaaaaaaaaaaaaatgaattattaataattCCAACAAGACACTTAATGTTAAGAGGACcgcaataaaaaattaaataaaaatcaaaaacgTTAGAACCAACCTGTATTATAGCGGTTCTCTATGGTGTACGTATCCCATTATTGTGATTGAAGTTAAATTTGCCTGAGCTCCAGGTCAGTCTACAGTCTACAGCTAGCTAGCAGGCGTAACTTAGACTTAGTAAACccataaattaaatattgacacagtcaatagaaaagaaacaatatgGTGTTCTGGGCTGGAAGATGAGCGTACGAAAACAATATGCTCGGCAGAGAGATAGTTTGGAGAATGAAGAATGTAAAAGTAAAGTAGAGATTCAGAGAGAACTATTTATAGGAGCCAACAAAGGAATAAaaagcatttaatgcaaaaGAGGCAGGAAAACCTCTCCTATCCCTCTAAATAACTCCCACACACGTGGGCTCAGTTTAGGAACCGTTAGACGGTTCACGAACCGGCAATTCATAATTACTGCTGAAACGTGATAGTCTGGCGCGACGCTTCTTTTAAGGTGGCATTGATGGGCATTTGTATCACTTAACAACTGACGGTTAAGATTCTTAGGAAACCACTACCATCGCTTAATTGTCCTTGATTCATTCTCGGTAACAGGGCACGAATCAAAGGGGGGTATTATATGGGAATTGGG encodes:
- the LOC115990821 gene encoding uncharacterized protein LOC115990821: MGLKEFEHSGVHDLFKAMSKFIAASRQATELDKTRVLLETRIQQVNAECKKWAGVAEKAKDEVKERSKLIEELRTDAVEKDTRIDHLQKMNDELNARLSKAKEDAVAEFKSSKEYTDTLDRNYAVGFEDFRMDAIENFPEVDFNAIKLNLAAATSSLLQTGSDDVNVEDDASTQPQDAPVVNAPPS
- the LOC115990822 gene encoding uncharacterized protein LOC115990822, whose amino-acid sequence is MAPLLSPSMEGEELYLYLAVTPHAVSSALIREEDKVQRPVYYTSKALKGAEGRYPQMEKLAFALITASRKLRHYFQAHVINVMTDHPLKKAMNRPEAAGRLIQWAVELSEFDIRYLPRHAIKAQALADFIAEFTPNHNETEDSRRWIVHVDGSSTRHAGGIGVVLQSPEGDKLKHKVRLQYQATNNEVEYEALLKGLELAKSVEAKSICVMGDSQLIMGQVNGTYEAKEERMKKYLGRVMRLVKRFEKADFVQIPREENVEADTIAKEASADESLEKSDEVQYVPSIDAQEVQQVDNRENWMTPIISYLKDGRLPEEKDEARKVRVRSARYVLMNGVLYKRGFSQPYLRCLAPDEANYVPREVHEGACGNHSGARSLVHKVVRGGYYWPNMQADAKAYVKVCDQCQRFSNVPGNHQNTSPQWWHRGPSHNGDWTFWVPSPWE
- the LOC115990823 gene encoding uncharacterized protein LOC115990823, translated to MAELTRQNQELRMEINMRRQTHEEREGGQTESHGGRENTEIGSQFRGTTSRTGENESLRSFITRFNREALSVDEADDKLLLAAFHNGVNSDLFIHKLYEKEPQSMAELVHSAQNFMNAEDAIIAKKRKRSERMDANPSRHHEQGTRPKKGRTDERRDRESKKPGLPVRNQQYTPLNAPLEQVLMQIKDDPSLKWPEKLKGDPNKRNRNKYCRFHRDHGHNTDECFDLKQQIENLIRQGKLRGFLGRDQRDEKQKGKMEDSSRPPLGEIRVIIGGSLTGRSSKSKKAYLKVVQNVQLTGRSPRAMSMDEQAITFTDEDADRIHHPHDDALVISLLIANYTTRRVLVDNGSSTDILYYPAFQQMRLGRDQLRPVNSPLVGFGGMKVQPVGTISLSVVVGAYPQQLTKDVNFLVVDCPSSYNAIIGRPTLNSWKAVTSTYHLSVKFPTEYGVGQVQGDQLAAKECYLAMLAMDEQVQAMNIEEKKGN